The DNA region CTCGGCAAGGTGAAGCGGGTGGTCGGCAAGCACGGTCCGGTGCACGAGACACTGCTCGTGCTCGACGCCACCACTGGGCAGAATGGGTTGGAACAGGCCCGGGTGTTCACCGAGGCGGTCGAGGTGACCGGGGTGGTGCTGACCAAGCTCGACGGCACGGCCAAGGGGGGCATCGTCATCGCGGTGCAGCGCAAACTCGGTATCCCGGTGAAGCTGGTCGGGCTCGGGGAAGGCCCCGACGACCTGGCCCCGTTCGATCCGGCGCAGTTCGTCGACGCCCTGATGGGTGTCGAGTCACGTGGAACGGATGCGTAGCCCCGGGTGACGTACCGCGATCAGGAGCCACGTCTCGGACGACCGTACGTGACCCAGCATGAGATCCCGCTGCGCGGCGGCAACGTCAGCACCGTGGTGCGGGTCGGTGACACCGTCCGGCGCAACGTCGGCCCGTGGACCCCGTCGGTGCACGCCCTGCTGCGGCACCTGGAGTACGTCGGGTTCACCGGCTCCCCACGGGTGTTCGGGATGGACGAGCGCAACCGTGAGGTGCTGTCGTACGTCGAGGGGGAGTGCGGGGAGTACCCGCTGGCCCCGCACTGGGTCAGTGACGAGGCGCTGGTCACCGTCGCGACGATGCTGCGGATGTTCCACGACGCCCAGTACGGCTTCAACCCGCCGCGCAGCGCCGTGTGGCGCTCGTTCGGACCGCCGCCGCCGGACACCGAGGTGATCTGTCACCACGACGCGGCGCCGCACAACGTGATCTGGCGGCCGGACGGCACCCTCGCGTTGATCGACTTCGACCTGGCCTCGCCGGGTGCGCGGATCTACGACGTGGCGTACGCGGCGTGGACCTGGGTGCCGCTCTTCTCCGACCGGGACTCCTACACCCTCGGCTGGCGCCACCCGGACCGGCCCCGTCGGCTGCGGTTGTTCGCCGACGCCTACGGTCTGATTCCGCGCGACCGGCACCGGCTGATCCGGACGATCCGTAAACGGGTGGTCGACCACGTCGAGGGGATTCGGCGGATGGCGGCGGCGGGGGATCCGGCGTTCGTCCGGATCGTGCACAAGGGTCACCTTCGTCGTCCGATGCGCGATCTTCGGCTGCTGGACTACGAACGGCACATTCTCGAGTACGCCTTGCGCTGACCGGTCCGGGACGGGTCCACCGCTCGGCATCGTCGATGCGGCCAATGGCAAGGCTGTGTCGTCTTCCAGACACGCGGTGGTGGCTATTCGGCTGATATGCCCCCGCCTGAACTTCGGATAGTGAAGCTTTCTTCACATGTTGGAAACAACCCGTCACGTGCCGGAAACGGCTCGGGCACCGTAAGTGAAACAGCAGCCCAGCAAGCTTCGCGCAACCGGCGAGCGGGCGATGCTGCCTCTTGGTGCCGGTTTTGTTTCCAACTGAGAGGAGGCAGCGTGCCGGAACTAGATTCTGGTGCCACCGCCTGGATTTTGACTTCCGCCGCCCTGGTGTTGCTCATGACGCCCGGATTGGCGCTGTTCTATGGTGGCATGACGCGGTCCAAGTCCGTGCTCAACATGATGATGATGAGCTTCGGGGCGATCGGCCTGGTCAGCCTGCTGTGGGTCTTCTACGGCTACAGCATCGCCTTCGGCGACGACCTCGGTGGCATCACCGGTGACCTGTCGATGGCCGGCCTGCGTGGCATGCTCGAGTCCGGCACCGAAGGTGGCATCCCGGACCTGCTCTTCGTCGTCTTCCAGATGATGTTCGCCATCATCACCGTCGCCCTGATCAGCGGCGCGATCGCCGACCGGGCCCGGTTCGGCCCGTGGCTGCTCTTCGCCGGTCTCTGGGCCACCCTGGTCTACTTCCCGGTCGCCCACTGGGTATGGGGCGGTGGCTGGATCTTCGAACTCGGCGTCCTCGACTTCGCCGGTGGCACCGCGGTGCACATCAACGCCGGTGCGGCGGCCCTGGCGCTTGCCCTCGTCCTCGGCAAGCGGGTCGGCTGGCCGAAGGACAAGTTCAAGCCGCACAACCTGCCGATGGTCCTGCTCGGTGCTGGCCTGCTGTGGTTCGGCTGGTTCGGCTTCAACGCCGGATCCGCTGGTGCCGCCAACGGCACCGCGGCAGTCGCCTTCATCAACACCCAGGTGGCCACCGCCGCCGCGGTCCTCGGCTGGATCGTGGTCGAGTGGCTGCGCGACGGCAAGCCGACCACCCTCGGTGCGGCCTCCGGCGCCATCGCCGGTCTGGTCGCCATCACCCCGGCCTGTGCGTTCCTGGAGCCGCTCGGCGCCATCGCCCTCGGCATCATCGCCGGTGTCATCTGCGCCCTGGCGGTCGGCCTGAAGTACAAGCTCGGCTACGACGACTCGCTCGACGTCGTCGCCGTGCACATGGTCGGCGGCATCATCGGCTCGCTGCTGATCGGCTTCCTGGCCGTCGAGGTCCTCGCGGGTGAGGGCAACGCCGGACTGCTCTACGGCGGCGGCATCGGCCTGCTCGGCCTGCAGGCGCTCGGTGTGGTCGCGGTGCTGGTCTACTCGTTCATCGTCGCCTACATCATCGGCTTCGCGATCGACAAGACCATCGGCTTCCGGCTCAAGCCCGACGCCGAGGTCGAGGGGATCGACACCGCCGAGCACGCGGAGAGCGCCTACGAGTTCAGCAGCACCTCGGGTGGTGGCTTCGCCGCCGCAGGTATCGGGAAGGCGCCCGCCGCGACGGGTGAGTCCGCTCCGGTCAGCGAGAAGGTCGCCGGTTAACGTTCCCTGATGGAGGGCTTAGACATGAAGCTGGTGACCGCGGTCATCAAGCCGTACCAACTCGACGCGGTCAAGGAGGCTCTGCACGCCCTCGGCGTGGCCGGGCTGACCGTGAGCGAGGTCCAGGGGTACGGACGGCAGAAGGGCCACACCGAGGTGTACCGGGGTGCCGAGTACACCGTCGAGTTCCTGCCGAAGATCCGGGTGGAGGTGCTGACCGACGAAATCGACGTCGAGAAGGTCGTCGACGCGGTCGTCACGGCAGCCCGTACCGGGAAGATCGGTGACGGCAAGGTCTGGGTGACGGCCGTCGAGGACGTCATCCGGGTCCGTACCGGCGAGCGCGGTCTCGACGCGCTCTGATCCGGCGACTGGAGGACAGATGACCGACGGAGTCGGGGTCCGGCACCGCGCAGCGGCCGGCCCCGGCCCGTCGCTGTCCAACGGCATCGGCGCCGCCGCCCGCGTGGAGCGGGCGGCGGCGCTCGACGTCTGGCTGACCGCGCTGATGCCGGCCGGGCTGACCGGCATCGCCCTGGTGGCGGTCGGCGGGCTCGGCCGACTGCAGTGCTCCCCGTACAGCGATCTCGACCTGGTGCTGCTGCACCGGGGGGTCGCCGGGATGGACGAACTGGCGGCCCGGATCTGGTATCCGATCTGGGACGCCCGGCTCGGGCTGGACCACTCGGTGCGTACCCTGCCGGAGGCGTTGTCGGTCGCCCACGACGACGTCAAGGTCGCGCTCGGCCTGCTCGACGCCCGGCACGTCGCCGGCGACCGGGAGCTCACCGCCGATCTGCAGGCCGCCGCGACCGACCAGTGGCGGCGCACCGCCGTACGGCAGCTGCCGGCGCTGCGCGAGGTCACCGAGTCCCGTTGGCGCACCCACGGCGAGCTGGCCTTCCTTCTCGAAGGCGACCTGAAGGAGGCCGCCGGCGGGCTGCGCGACGTCGGCATCCTGCGCGGCATCGCTCTGGCTGGCATAGCCGACAGCATGCGTCCGGCCGCCCGCGCCGCCCACCTGCGGCTGCTGGACACCCGCGACGCGCTGCACGTCGCCGTCGGTCGCCGGGTGGACCGGCTGGTCGCCCAGGAACGCGCCACCGTCGCCGGCCTGCTCGACCTGGACGACCCGGACACCCTGCTGCGCCGGGTCGCCTCCGACGCCCGCACCATCACCCACGCCCTCGACGACGCCTGGCGCAGCGCCGAGCGGCTGCGCTCGGGCCGCCGTCGAGGCGGCGGACCGCCGGTGCGCCGCCCGGTGGCCCGTGACGTCGTCGAGCACGACGGTGAACTGGTCCTCGCCCGTACCGTGATCGGCGCCCGCCCCGATCCCAGCCTGTCGCTGCGGGTCGCGGCGGCCGCCGCCACCAGCCGGCTGCCGATCGCCCGGGCCACCTGCGAATGGCTCGCCGCGTACTGCCCGCCGCTGCCGGCGCCGTGGCCGGACTCGGCCCGCGCCGCGCTGATCACCCTGCTCGGTGCCGGTCCCGGCCTGGTGCCCACCTGGGAAACCTGCGACCGGTACGGGCTGGTCGACGGCTGGCTGCCGGAGTGGCCCCGGTTGCGCAGCCTGCCGCAGCACAATCCGGTGCACCGGTTCACCCTGGACCGGCACCTGGTGCAGGCGGCGCAGGAGGCCACCGCGTACACCCGGGAGGTGGACCGCCCGGACCTGCTGCTGCTCGGCGCGTTCCTGCACGATGTCGGCAAGGGTCTGCCCGGCGACCACAGCACCGTCGGCGCGCCGATCGCCGCCGGCATCGCCGCCCGGGTCGGGCTGCCGCCGGCCGACGTCCACCTGATCGACAAGCTGGTCCGGTTGCACCTGCTGCTGCCCGAGGTGGCCACCCGGCGCGACCTCAGCGACCCGGTGACCATCGCGCAGGTCGCCGAGGCGGTCGGCGACACCACCACGCTGAGCCTGCTGCACGGGCTGGCCCGGGCCGACGCACAGGCCACCGGTCCGGCCGCCTGGTCGGACTGGAAGGGCCGGCTGATCGCCGAACTGGTCCGCCGGGTGCACACCGCACTCGACACCGGGGTCCTGCCGCAGCCGCCGCAGCCGGACCCGGCGCTGGTCGCCGGTCCGTTGCCGGCCGTGCACATCGACGGCGACGACCGGGTCGCGGTGGCCGCCGCCGACCGGCACGGACTGCTCGCCGCAGTCGCCGGCTGCCTGTCGCTGCACCGGCTCGACGTGCTGACCGCCGACGCCTCCACCGTCGACGGCCGGGCGTTGGTCGAGTTCCGGGTGCAGCCCCGCTACGGCAGTCCGCCGGAGCGCATCGCGCTCGCCGCCGACCTACGCCGGGCGGTCACCGGCGACGTGTCGGTCACCCAGCGGCTGCGTGGGCGGGCGATGGCGGCCCGTCGGTCCGGCGCCGACCCCCGGGTGGTCTGGCACCGGGAGGCGGCCACCGACGCGGTGGTGCTGGAGTTGCGGGCGGCCGACTCGGCCGGCCTGCTGTACCGGGTGACCAGCGCGTTGGACGAGGCCGGTGCCCAGGTGCGGGCCGCGCGGATCTCCACCCTCGGCGGCGACGTGGTGGACACCTTCTATCTCGTGGGTGGCTGGCCGGACGACGCCGAACGGGACCGGCTGGCGGCCGCAGTGCTGGCCGCCGCCCGCTGATTCTCTCCCCATGATCGCGGCGATCTTGCACTCATCGAGAACTTCTGTCCGGTTTGTCCGTCGACAAGCGCAAGATCGTCGTGATCATGGGGGCTGCCAGTAGGGTGGAGCGGGCGGTGCATGCGGCGGTTAGGCTTGCGTGGTCGCCGGTGTCGAGCCCCTCCGATGCCGCTGTGAACCTGACCTGCCGGATCAACGTACGGGATGTTGCGTCGTGTTTGACACATTGAGTGATCGGCTGTCCGGGATCTTCGGCAAGCTCCGGGGCAAGGGGCGGCTCACCGACGCCGACATCGACGCCACCGCGCGGGAGATCCGGCTGGCGCTGCTGGAGGCCGACGTCGCGCTGCCGGTGGTGAAGTCCTTCATCGCCCGGATCAAGGAGCGGGCGCGTGGGTCGGAGGTGTCCCAGGCGCTCAACCCGGCCCAGCAGGTCATCAAGATCGTGCACGAGGAGCTGGTCGCGGTCCTCGGTGGCGAGCAGCGCCGGCTGCGGTTCGCCAAGCAGCCGCCTACGGTGATCATGCTGGCCGGCCTGCAGGGCTCCGGCAAGACCACGCTCGCCGGCAAACTGTCCAGCTGGCTCAAGGCCCAGGGGCACCAGCCGTTGCTGGTCGCCGCCGACCTGCAACGGCCCAACGCGGTCGGCCAGCTGCAGGTGCTCGGTGGCCGGGCCGGAGTGGAGGTCTTCGCCCCGGAGCCGGGCAACGGGGTCGGCGACCCGGTCGCGGTGGCGAAGGCGTCGCTGGAGCACGCCCGCCGGACCGCCCGCGACATCGTCATCGTCGACACCGCCGGTCGGCTCGGTATCGACGCCGAGATGATGGCCCAGGCGGCGGCGATCCGCGACGCGGTCGACCCCGACGAGGTCATCTTCGTCATCGACGCCATGGTCGGGCAGGACGCGGTGCGCACCGCCGAGGCGTTCCGCGACGGCGTCGGGATCACCGGCGTGGTGCTGTCCAAGCTCGACGGCGACGCCCGTGGTGGTGCCGCGCTGTCGGTACGGCAGGTGACCGGTGAGCCGATCCTGTTCGCCTCCACCGGGGAGAAGCTCAGCGACTTCGACGTCTTCCACCCGGACCGGATGGCGAGCCGGATCCTCGGCATGGGCGACGTGCTCACTCTGATCGAGCAGGCCGAGCAGGCCTTCGACGCCGATCAGAAAGAGAAGATGACCGCCAAGCTGATGGGCGGCGAGCAGTTCACCCTGGAGGACTTCCTCGACCAGCTCATCGCGGTGCGCCGGATGGGGCCGATCGCCAACGTGCTGGCGATGATGCCCGGAATGGGGCAGATGAAGGACCAGTTGGCCGAGGTCGACGACAAGCACTTCGACAAGGTCACCGCGATCATCCGGTCGATGACGCCGGGGGAGCGGACCAACCCGAAGATCATCAACGGTTCCCGACGGGCCCGGATCGCCAACGGCTCCGGGGTCACCGTGATGGACGTCAACCAGCTGCTCAACCGCTTCGCCGAGGCGCAGAAGATGATGAAGCAGATGGGCGGCATGATGGGGCTGCCCGGTGGCGGTCGGCGCAAGGCGACCAAGTCGCCGAAGAACAAGCGCAAGGGCACCAAGGGCGGCCGCGGCGGCGGTGCCCGGCCGCGGACCGGCGGTCAGCTGCCGGCCGGCTTCCCCGGCGGGATGCCGCAGCTGCCGCCGGGCCTGGACCCGAACGCGCTGGGCGGTGGCGGCGGCCTGCCCCCCGGGTTCAAGCTCCCCAAGATCGACTTCAACAAGCTGAACAAGCGCAAGGACGAGGACTGAACGCCGCCGTGACCGTGCCCGGCGCGCTGCACGTACGCGGCGTCGTGCTGCCCGAGGACCGCATCCGGGACCTGTGGCTGGTCGGTGACCGGGTGACGCTGACTCCGGTGCCCGGGGCGACGACCGTGGTCGACGGCGGGTTCATCCTGCCCGGACTGGTCGACGCGCACTGCCACATCGGCATCGCCCGGGGTGGGGCGCCGATCGGCTCCCTCGACGAGGCCCGTCAGCTGGCCTACGCCGACCGGGACGCCGGTGTCCTGGCCATCCGCGACGCCGGATCGCCGTACCCGTATCCGCAGCTCGACGACGAGCCGGAGCTGCCCCGACTGGCCCGGGCCGGCCGGCACGTCGCGCCGCCCCGGCGCTATCTGCGCGACATCGGCGTCGAGGTGGCGGCGGCGGAGCTGGCCGACGCGGTCACCACCCAGGCCGCGGCCGGCAACGGCTGGGTCAAGCTGGTCGGCGACTGGATCGAGCGTTCCACCGGGGATCTCGCCCCGGCCTGGGGTGCCGACGCGATGGCCGGGGCGATCGCCGCCGCGCACCGCGCCGGGGCCCGGGTCGCCGCGCACACCTTCGACGAGGCGGCGGTGGAGATCCTGGTCAGGGCTGGGGTCGACTCGGTGGAGCACGGCACCGGGCTGAGCCTCGACCTGATCGACGAGATGGCACGGCGGCGGACCGCCCTGATCCCGACCATGATCAACATCGCCACGTTCGGTGGCATCGCCGACCGGGCCCGGGAGAAGTTCCCCCGGTACGCCGACCACATGCTCGCCCTGCGCGACGGCTTCCCCGACGTGGTCCGCGCCGCGTACGACGCCGGCGTGCCGATCTTCGTCGGCACCGACGCCGGCGGTGGGATCGACCACGGTCGGGCCGCCGACGAGATGCTCGCCCTGCACACCCGGGCGGGGATGCCGGCCGAAGCGGTGCTGGCCGCCGCCAGCTGGGCCGCCCGCGACTGGCTCGGCTTTCCGGGCCTGGTCGAAGGCGGGCTCGCCGACCTCGTCGCCTACCCCGTCGACCCCCGGACCGACCTGCGGGTGGTCCGCGCCCCGCACCGGATCGTCCTGCGCGGCCGGGTGCTGCGCTGACCCGTCGGCCGGGTGCTGCGCTGACCCGTCGGCCGGGTGCTGCGCTGACCCGTCGGCCGGGTCCTGCGCTGACCCGTCACCGGCGGCGCATAGGATGTCCGGTCATGGCCCGCGTGCTCACACCTCGTGCGGAGGATTTTCCCCGCTGGTACCAGGATCTGATCGCCAAGGCGCAGCTCGCCGACAACGGCCCGGTGCGCGGCACCATGGTGATCCGACCGGCCGGCTACGCCATCTGGGAGCGGATGCAGTCCGAGTTGGACAACCGGATCAAGGCGGCCGGGGCGGAGAACGCGTACTTCCCGCTGTTCATCCCGGAGAGCTACCTGCGCCGGGAGGCCGAGCACGTCGAAGGCTTCTCCCCGGAGCTGGCCGTGGTGACCCACGGCGGCGGCAAGCAGCTGGCCGAGCCGGTGGTGGTCCGGCCGACCAGCGAAACCGTCATCGGTGAGTTCATGGCCAAGTGGGTCGACTCCTACCGGGACCTGCCACTGCTGCTCAATCAGTGGGCCAACGTGGTGCGCTGGGAGCTGCGCCCCCGGGTGTTCCTGCGCACCAGCGAGTTCCTCTGGCAGGAGGGGCACACGGCGCACGCCGACTTCGTCGACGCCCGCGCCTACGCCCGGCGCATCCTGCACGAGGTGTACGAGGACTTCCTGGTCGAGGTGCTCGGCATCCCGGTGCTGGTCGGGCGCAAGACCGCCCGGGAGCGCTTCGCCGGCGCCACCAGCACCTACACCCTCGAAGGCATGATGGGCGACGGCAAGGCGCTGCAGTTGGGCACCTCGCACGAGCTGGGCCAGAACTTCGCCCGTGCCTTCGACATCACCTACACCTCGGCCGAGCGCACCGTCGAGCACGCCTGGACCACGTCCTGGGGGGTCTCCACCCGCATGCTCGGTGGACTGATCATGGTGCACGGCGACGACAACGGCCTGCGGGTGCCGCCCCGGCTGGCGCCGGTCCAGGCGTACGTGATGGTCGTCAAGGCCGGCGACGGGGTCACCGAGGCGGCGGTCACGCTGCGCGACGCCCTACGCGACGCCGGACTGCGGGTCGGCCTGGACGACCGGGTCGACACCCCGTTCGGCCGCCGGGCCGTCGACGCCGAGCTCAAGGGCTATCCGGTACGGATCGAAGTGGGCCCGCGCGATCTGGCCGCCGGCAACGCGGTGCTGGTCCGGCGTACCGACGGGTCGAAGACCCCGGTGCCGGTCGCCGACGTGGTCGGCGCGGTCCGCGCGGCGCTCGAAGCCGACCAGCAGGCCCTGCACGACCAGGCGTTGGCGCTGCGTGAGTCGCGCACGGTCGAGGTCGACGATCTCGCCGACGGGATCGCCGCGGCGGCGACCGGCTGGGCCCGGGTGCCGTGGTCGCGGGTCGGCCCGGCCGGTGAGGCCGAGGCGAACGGCAAGGGCGTCACCGTACGGTGCCTGCTGCGCCCCGACGGCTCGGTCCCGGACAGCGACGACGAGCCGGACCTGACCGCGGTGCTGGCGCGCTCCTACTGACCGCCGGCGGCGGGTACGCCGGTCGCGCACCCGCCCGCGCCGGAGCGGTCCGGCGGGCCGGTCGTCGTCGTTGGTCAGGGTGAGCGAAGGAGTGAGATGCGGTTTGCGCCAGGTCAGTTGATCATGCACCGGAACGTGCGGCGCGGTCGGCTCGGCTGGGTCCGACCGGCCCGGGTCGTCGCCGACGACGAGCGTGGCCTGCTGCTCTGGGTCGACCGGGGCACACCGGTGGCGAACGAGGTCGCCGACGACGGCCGGGGCATGCGGGCCATGCCGTTCACCGAGTGGATCACCCGCTCGTACCGGATCAAGCACGGCTGCTGGCTCGGGCCCCCGGTGCTGAAGTTCCTGCCGGCCGGCGCGGCCCACTCGGTCTGGTGGTTCCGTGACGACGCCGGCCGGTTCCTCAACTGGTACGTCAACCTGGAGGAGCCCGGCGTGCGCTGGGTCGACGACGACCTCGCCGGCGTCGACGTGGTGGATCAGGACCTGGACGTCGTGGTCCGTCCCGACCTCAGCTGGACATGGAAGGACGAGGAGGAGTTCGTCGAGCGCCTCGCCTTCCCCGAGCACTACTGGGTGGCCGACGAGGCGGCGGTCCGGGCCGAGGGCCGGCGGGTGATCGCGATCGCCGAGGCCGGGCAGTTCCCGTTCGACGGCACCTGGTGCGACTTCCGGCCGGACCCCGGATGGCAGCCGCCGGCTGCGCTTCCGCCCGGCTGGGACCGGCCACCGGTGGCCGGTGGCGGCGGCGCCTTCGGCGGGTAGCCGGGCGGTTCTCGGCCAGCGGTCGACGCTCGGTCGACGCACCGGGCCACCGGTTGTGGCGATCCGCCGACCGTCTGGCAGAATGGCGTGTTGGTATCCGGTGCGTGTCCGGCGCCCTCTACCCGGGCACGTCATCCAGTCCACCCGAGCTGCCTCTGGCCCAACCCCACTGTGCCGGTCGGCGTTCACCCGCGCACCGCCCCAGAGGGCTGGTGAAGATCGCAACAGGAGCGAACACACCGTGGCCGTAAAGATCCGGCTTCTGCGGATGGGCAAGATCCGCAACCCGCAGTACCGCATCGTCGTCGCCGACTCGCGTACCAAGCGCGATGGGCGGGCGATCGAGTTCGTCGGGATCTACCACCCGAAGGAAAACCCGTCGCTGATCGAGGTGACCTCGGACCGGGTGCAGTACTGGCTCTCGGTCGGCGCGCAGCCGAGCGAGGCCGTCCAGCGTCTGCTGGAGAAGACCGGCGACTGGCAGAAGTTCAAGGGCCTGCCGGCGCCGCCGCCGCTGCTGGTCGCCCCCGAGCGGGCCGACCGGAAGGCCACCTACGAGGCCGAGGCGAAGGCCGCCGCCGGCGTCGCGGACACCCCGGCCAAGCCGGCCAAGAAGGCGGAGAAGAAGGCCGAGCCCGCCGCCGAGGCGACCGTCACCGAGGAGCCGGCCGCTGCGGGCTCCGGTGAGCAGGCCTGAGATGGCCCTCCGGCCTGCGCTGGAGCACCTGGTCAAGGGGATCGTCACCCACCCGGACGACGTCCGGGTCCGGCTGGTCGACTCCCGTCGGGGCAAGCGCCTCGAAGTACGGGTGCACCCGGAGGACCTCGGCACCGTCATCGGCCGTGGCGGGCGGACCGCCAAGGCACTGCGCCAGGTGATCGGCTCGGTCGGCGGCCGCGGGGTGCGCGTCGACATCGTCGACTCGTACTGATGCTGCTGATCGTCGGCCGGATCGGCCGTCCGCACGGTATCCGTGGCGAGGTCACCGTCGAGGTGCGTACCGACGAGCCGGAGATCCGCTTCGCCGTCGGATCGGTGTTGACCACCGATTCGACGGCGGTGCGGCCCGCACCGCCGGCTGCGGCTCCGTCGTCGGGCGCTGACGGGGCGTCGCCGGACGGGGCGGTCCGGTTCGAGGTGCCCAGCCGGCTCACCATCGAGTCGGTGCGCTGGCACCAGGGCCGGCCGCTGGTGCAGTTCGCCGGGGTCGGTGACCGCGACGTCGCCGAGGCGCTGCGGGGTGTCCTGCTCTGCGTCGACAGTGCCGAGGTCGACGATCCGGACGATCCGGACGAATTCCGCGACCACCAGCTGGTCGGGCTGACGGCGGTCGCGCCGGACGGCCAGACCCTGGGGCAGGTGACCCGGATCGACCACGCTCCCGCGTCCGACCTGCTGGTCCTGCGTCGGCCGGACGGCCGGTCCGCGCTGGTGCCGTTCGTCCGGTCCATCGTGCCGGAGGTGGACCTGCCCGGCGGCCGGGTCGTCGTCGACGCCCCGGCTGGTCTGTTCGACCTGTGACCAGGCATCGAATGGGCGACCGTGACATCGACCGCTGAATCAGGCCCGGAATCGCCGTCGACGCCACGCCAGGTGGACGTCGTCACGATCTTTCCGGACTACCTCGCCCCGCTGGAGTTGTCGCTCATCGGCCGGGCCCGGCGGACGG from Solwaraspora sp. WMMD791 includes:
- a CDS encoding RNA-binding protein; protein product: MRAPVSRPEMALRPALEHLVKGIVTHPDDVRVRLVDSRRGKRLEVRVHPEDLGTVIGRGGRTAKALRQVIGSVGGRGVRVDIVDSY
- the rimM gene encoding ribosome maturation factor RimM (Essential for efficient processing of 16S rRNA) — protein: MLIVGRIGRPHGIRGEVTVEVRTDEPEIRFAVGSVLTTDSTAVRPAPPAAAPSSGADGASPDGAVRFEVPSRLTIESVRWHQGRPLVQFAGVGDRDVAEALRGVLLCVDSAEVDDPDDPDEFRDHQLVGLTAVAPDGQTLGQVTRIDHAPASDLLVLRRPDGRSALVPFVRSIVPEVDLPGGRVVVDAPAGLFDL